One Halarcobacter ebronensis genomic window carries:
- a CDS encoding tetratricopeptide repeat protein: MTKKILFLTLFITSLLFSKESLTSYDQAVKLFNERNYKEAYEIFISLSKNDLENQNLNFYLGRCKYEQGEYDIAISYYERILFAQPNNLRARIEIAQSNLMLKNYTQAIKDFNFVLVNANTPADVKKSIASRLIYIKQTMQKHFISGALVFDLSYDSNVNNSATAGEYLVFVPQLGTDLTLNNDAKEESDYYYDVIAVINHVYKYNENFSLNNSLVAYTQDYDTKKDSNIDVISFTSTPTFYKGANKYGIGLGIDYVRYNDKDYLKNYNLIFSNSHIFAQTTLNDITFKLSKKLYDQEEDKQKSAYVFDLTNSLKYKTENFGLFTLDTSYSKELEIYEQRTDISKESFEIGLENSLALPYKFNLNTNINSKKVIYRDRDVNFLSRRVDKINSVSIGISRPIKENLIFALKGTVTNNMSNQAPFDYKKQVIKSSLIYTF, from the coding sequence ATGACAAAAAAAATATTATTTCTAACACTTTTTATAACATCACTACTGTTTTCAAAAGAGAGTTTAACCTCATATGATCAAGCAGTAAAACTGTTTAATGAAAGAAACTATAAAGAAGCTTACGAAATATTTATTTCTTTATCAAAAAATGATTTGGAAAATCAAAATCTAAACTTCTATCTTGGAAGATGTAAATATGAGCAAGGTGAATATGATATAGCAATAAGTTATTATGAGAGAATACTTTTTGCTCAACCAAATAATCTAAGAGCAAGAATAGAAATAGCCCAAAGTAATTTGATGCTAAAAAACTATACTCAAGCAATAAAAGATTTTAATTTTGTTTTAGTAAATGCAAATACTCCAGCTGATGTAAAAAAGAGTATTGCATCAAGACTTATTTACATAAAACAAACTATGCAAAAACATTTTATAAGTGGAGCTTTAGTATTTGATCTAAGTTATGATTCAAATGTAAATAACTCAGCAACAGCAGGTGAATACTTAGTTTTTGTACCCCAATTAGGAACTGATTTAACTTTAAATAATGATGCTAAAGAAGAATCTGATTATTATTATGATGTGATTGCTGTTATAAACCATGTATATAAATATAATGAAAATTTCTCCTTAAATAATAGCCTTGTAGCTTATACCCAAGATTATGATACTAAAAAAGATAGTAATATTGATGTTATCTCATTTACTTCTACTCCTACCTTTTACAAAGGAGCAAATAAATATGGCATTGGACTTGGAATAGATTATGTTAGATACAATGATAAAGACTATTTAAAAAACTATAATTTAATATTTTCAAACTCTCATATTTTTGCACAAACAACTTTAAATGATATTACTTTTAAACTAAGTAAAAAACTCTATGACCAAGAAGAAGATAAACAAAAAAGTGCCTATGTATTTGATTTAACAAATAGTTTAAAATATAAAACAGAAAACTTTGGACTTTTTACTTTAGATACTTCATATAGCAAAGAGTTAGAAATATATGAACAAAGAACAGATATAAGTAAAGAATCATTTGAAATAGGCTTAGAAAATAGTTTAGCTTTACCATATAAATTTAATCTGAACACAAATATAAATAGTAAAAAAGTAATCTATAGGGATAGGGATGTTAACTTTTTATCGAGAAGAGTTGATAAGATAAATAGTGTCTCTATTGGAATAAGTAGACCAATAAAAGAAAACTTAATCTTTGCCCTAAAAGGAACAGTTACAAACAATATGTCAAACCAAGCACCCTTTGATTATAAAAAACAAGTTATTAAATCTTCATTGATTTATACATTTTAA
- a CDS encoding FecR family protein, whose amino-acid sequence MKKILLLLFILANFLFASIGQITALVGDIKISRDSNTILAKLGEKLEKDDVINSSKGSKAQITMNDNTIITIGQNSTLNIFDYVYDANKPEDSKASFGFMKGSFKSITGAIGKINKERFKLRTKSATIGIRGTTIIGNQQIIICTDGAISVTANNFTVNVDKQEFTRLPQGKAPTPPESLEQDTLDSVQKGLNAKSSDSTESTETKESTTSTEEEKAGAKDDEDGTLTPSSENDGTTPKEKVTPPKENITTPPTVLEDTPPLNPEKPEIQPDIPTEHTSFSGFSTLGYVITAKDDGNSYSLQTGEVGKNENGSLIIINNQNITDAAFTEISTYSYITTDEKFLADGTWLSVENPYNKTYWIAGVKTDTSYISSLINNTSKTTKSFDTDIAGYIGGYIVDNNTLYDIDSGGSSLNFKFDFGAGINSFTGSMNLKYGVINDEKNYDIGFNNGKINSSGYSSKLTHENNPINGSLHGSFFGSGMETSAGNFNFDDETNNIQGVGIFLATPK is encoded by the coding sequence ATGAAAAAAATACTCTTATTACTTTTTATCCTTGCAAACTTTTTATTTGCTAGTATAGGACAAATAACAGCTTTAGTTGGTGATATTAAAATCTCTAGGGATTCAAATACTATCCTAGCTAAACTTGGAGAGAAATTAGAAAAAGATGATGTTATAAATTCTTCTAAAGGCTCTAAAGCACAAATTACCATGAATGATAATACTATTATTACTATAGGACAAAATTCTACTTTAAATATCTTTGATTATGTTTATGATGCAAATAAACCAGAAGACTCTAAGGCTAGCTTTGGCTTTATGAAAGGCTCTTTTAAATCTATTACTGGAGCAATAGGTAAAATCAATAAAGAGAGATTTAAGCTTAGAACTAAAAGTGCAACTATTGGTATTAGAGGAACTACTATTATAGGAAATCAACAAATCATTATTTGTACTGATGGTGCTATTAGTGTTACTGCAAATAATTTTACTGTTAATGTTGATAAGCAAGAGTTTACAAGACTTCCACAAGGTAAAGCCCCAACTCCTCCAGAGTCTTTAGAACAAGATACCTTAGATAGTGTTCAAAAAGGTTTAAATGCTAAGTCTAGTGATAGTACAGAGTCAACAGAAACTAAAGAGAGCACTACTTCTACTGAAGAAGAAAAAGCAGGAGCTAAGGATGATGAAGATGGAACCCTTACACCTAGTAGTGAAAATGACGGAACTACGCCTAAAGAAAAGGTTACACCTCCTAAAGAAAATATTACTACACCTCCTACAGTTTTAGAAGATACACCTCCTCTTAATCCTGAAAAACCTGAGATTCAGCCTGATATCCCTACAGAACATACTAGTTTTTCTGGTTTTTCAACACTTGGGTATGTAATTACAGCAAAGGATGATGGAAATTCTTATTCTCTTCAAACTGGAGAAGTGGGGAAAAATGAAAATGGCTCTCTGATAATTATAAATAACCAAAATATTACTGATGCTGCTTTTACGGAAATAAGTACTTACTCTTATATAACAACAGATGAGAAATTCCTAGCAGATGGAACATGGCTTTCAGTAGAAAATCCTTATAACAAAACATATTGGATTGCAGGTGTTAAAACTGATACAAGTTATATAAGTAGTTTAATAAATAATACTTCAAAAACTACTAAATCATTTGATACCGATATTGCTGGATATATAGGTGGATATATAGTTGATAATAATACTTTATACGACATTGATAGCGGTGGTTCATCTTTGAACTTTAAATTTGATTTTGGTGCAGGGATAAACTCTTTTACAGGGAGTATGAACTTAAAATATGGTGTGATTAATGATGAAAAAAACTATGACATAGGGTTTAATAATGGCAAAATAAATAGTTCAGGTTATTCATCAAAATTAACTCATGAAAATAACCCTATAAATGGAAGCTTACATGGTTCTTTTTTTGGAAGTGGAATGGAAACAAGTGCAGGAAACTTTAACTTTGATGATGAAACAAATAATATACAAGGGGTTGGGATATTTTTAGCTACACCTAAATAA